The bacterium region GATGAACCAAATATTTTTACCAATAACAGATAGGTACACTTCACTGGGTCGCAGAGATAACTTACGTCTTATTGGAGAGGGAGAAGCAAAATCTACCTTATCTGGTGAGAGCGGATTTAAAAAATGTTTCTAAGAGTAGACTGAAACGAAATATCATAATGACCTTTTTACTGAGGTGTGACATTTTACTCTCTGGAAGGTTGGTTAAGAAAAAGTGTAAAGTTCTGGTAGAAGCAGAAGGTTTGCGCTAAGTTCTATTCTATCAAAAAGACTTTTTGTAAGAATATATTCTTTAGAAGTTCTCCCGAGTGCACCTATAGGCCCCAACCCGTCTATTGAGGGAATACCAACACTTGTCAACCAGTTAGCATCAGAACCACCGTTTCTACCTTGTGGTATAACCTTCTGGTTTAAGGCTAAGGCAGTTCTTTTAACTATATCAAAAAGAACTTCAGTTTTGGGAGAATCGAGAGGCGGCATAGGTTTGTTTGTTTCTTTAAGTTTTAATCGACATCCTTTAATTATTGGGGTGGAGATATCTTTTTTTATTTCTTCTAAAACTTCTTTCAAATACGCATTCTTCCAGAACCTTATCTCAAAAGCGCATTCAGCTTTGTCTGGTATGACGTTGGTTGCAACTCCACCGCTGATTTTACCAACATTAACAGTAAGTTTATCTCTGTCAATATTAAACGATTCCAACCAAGGTATTCTTTTAGCAAGTTCAACAATGGCACTCTCTTTTTCGCCTTTAAAAAGCCCAGAATGGGCAGATTTCCCTGTAACCTCAAGAGTAAAATTAGCAATACCTATTCTTTTGACTACTATTGTGCCTCCTAACTCTGAACCTTCATAAACAAGAGCAGAGGAAGTTTCTTTTTTAAGTTTAGGATATATTTTCTGAGAACTTATAGAACCAACTTCTTCATCAGAATTAAAAAGAACAGTAATAGATAAGTCTTCGAGTAGCCCACATATATCAAGAATTTTTAAAGTCCATACCAAGACGGTTAATCCACCTTTCATATCAAAAACAGCAGGTCCTGTGAGCCTATCTTTTGTGCGGGACATCTTCTTAAACGGGCTCTCTGTCTCCCAAAGGGTATCTAAATGTCCTGCTAATATAAGAGATTTTTTTGTCTTACCTTTTTTTGTAAATATATGATGAGGCGCAAAATTTTTATTTTCGT contains the following coding sequences:
- a CDS encoding M20/M25/M40 family metallo-hydrolase — protein: MTNLIKSNIYIKEEEIIVFLKKLVEQNTFTQNISGINKMADFLISSMPKSFKHTINNENKNFAPHHIFTKKGKTKKSLILAGHLDTLWETESPFKKMSRTKDRLTGPAVFDMKGGLTVLVWTLKILDICGLLEDLSITVLFNSDEEVGSISSQKIYPKLKKETSSALVYEGSELGGTIVVKRIGIANFTLEVTGKSAHSGLFKGEKESAIVELAKRIPWLESFNIDRDKLTVNVGKISGGVATNVIPDKAECAFEIRFWKNAYLKEVLEEIKKDISTPIIKGCRLKLKETNKPMPPLDSPKTEVLFDIVKRTALALNQKVIPQGRNGGSDANWLTSVGIPSIDGLGPIGALGRTSKEYILTKSLFDRIELSANLLLLPELYTFS